One window of the Paenibacillus beijingensis genome contains the following:
- a CDS encoding TlpA family protein disulfide reductase has product MKRTIVFVVAACLLIAFAVFEFYSGKESKATATTNPADALEKPKEGYMAPAFTLQGLDERPYSIGGSRGKLLIVNFWASWCAPCEMEAPDLEALYKQYGDQVDLYGVNSTAFDRERDAREFVDAQKLSFPILMDRAGVATKLYKVDNFPTSLIIDPSGKVLERINGIITRKEWESRIEGYL; this is encoded by the coding sequence ATGAAACGTACCATTGTGTTCGTCGTTGCTGCCTGTTTGCTTATTGCGTTCGCGGTGTTTGAATTTTATTCGGGCAAAGAAAGCAAAGCGACCGCTACCACCAATCCAGCAGACGCCCTGGAGAAACCGAAGGAAGGCTACATGGCCCCGGCGTTCACCTTGCAGGGGTTGGATGAAAGACCGTACTCGATCGGCGGAAGCCGCGGCAAGCTGCTCATTGTCAATTTTTGGGCTTCCTGGTGCGCGCCTTGCGAAATGGAAGCACCAGATTTGGAAGCGCTATACAAACAATATGGAGATCAAGTGGATTTATATGGCGTCAATTCAACGGCCTTTGACCGCGAACGCGATGCAAGGGAATTTGTTGATGCGCAAAAGCTTTCGTTCCCGATTTTGATGGATCGCGCAGGAGTGGCCACAAAGCTCTACAAAGTGGACAATTTTCCGACCAGCCTTATTATCGATCCTTCCGGGAAGGTATTGGAGCGGATAAACGGTATCATTACGCGTAAAGAGTGGGAATCGCGAATTGAGGGATATTTATAA
- a CDS encoding MFS transporter, whose amino-acid sequence MNQASRSTGGAAVRKQTVGQTIGGANKASGSKSRSKWKEYTALATVPLVLVLGNSMLVPILPDMERQMKLTSLQSSMVITLFSIAAGLVIPVAGYLSDRFSRKAVIIPSLAIYGAAGILAGFGALWGSYAILIVSRAIQGIAAAGTAPIAMALVGDLYKDGEESEALGLIEASNGTGKVVSPIIGSLLALIVWYAPFFAFPLFCAASLLAVMFMLKEPSSNEKPVPALEYLRGIGAEFKAQGRWLIPAFVAGALGLFIMFGVLFYLSDVLEKAPYYIDGVAKGGVLAIPLLGLVVTAYLTGRVIKNNGRLMRILMVTGLALMAAALGCGMLGYNKIILLIALITISSIGTGLLLPCLNTLITGSVDRSKRGMITSLYSSLRFIGVAFGPPLFTWLTAVSVMLLFGIVSGLSVAVMIGVWLLVRPPAKSGDTAGTNNRK is encoded by the coding sequence ATGAATCAGGCATCCCGCAGCACCGGCGGAGCCGCCGTCCGCAAGCAGACTGTCGGCCAAACGATCGGCGGCGCTAATAAAGCTTCCGGGTCTAAGTCCCGTAGCAAATGGAAGGAATATACTGCCCTTGCAACTGTTCCGCTTGTGCTTGTTCTCGGCAACTCCATGCTCGTACCTATTTTGCCCGATATGGAACGCCAAATGAAACTGACTTCGCTGCAATCCAGCATGGTCATAACTTTATTTTCTATCGCTGCGGGCCTTGTCATACCTGTTGCCGGATATTTATCGGACCGGTTTAGCCGTAAAGCGGTCATTATTCCATCGCTGGCCATATACGGAGCCGCGGGCATTCTGGCCGGATTTGGGGCATTATGGGGGTCTTATGCCATATTGATCGTATCGCGCGCTATTCAGGGCATTGCCGCCGCCGGAACGGCGCCGATCGCCATGGCATTGGTCGGCGACCTTTATAAGGATGGGGAAGAGAGCGAAGCGCTTGGGCTCATTGAAGCTTCGAACGGAACCGGTAAAGTGGTCAGTCCGATTATCGGCTCCCTGCTCGCTCTCATCGTCTGGTATGCGCCGTTCTTCGCTTTCCCGCTATTTTGCGCTGCGTCGCTTCTGGCGGTCATGTTTATGCTGAAGGAGCCTTCATCCAATGAAAAGCCGGTACCGGCCTTGGAATATTTGCGCGGCATCGGAGCTGAATTTAAGGCGCAAGGCCGTTGGCTTATCCCGGCATTCGTCGCCGGGGCGCTTGGTTTGTTTATTATGTTTGGCGTTCTTTTTTATTTATCCGATGTTTTGGAAAAAGCACCTTATTATATCGACGGCGTAGCAAAAGGCGGCGTTTTGGCCATTCCGCTGCTCGGGCTCGTCGTCACGGCGTACTTGACCGGAAGAGTAATCAAAAATAACGGCCGTTTAATGCGTATTTTAATGGTGACGGGGCTTGCTCTTATGGCTGCCGCACTTGGATGCGGGATGCTCGGCTACAATAAAATTATTTTGCTGATCGCGCTCATTACAATAAGCAGTATTGGCACCGGGCTGCTGCTGCCTTGTTTAAACACCCTGATTACCGGCTCCGTTGACCGTTCCAAGCGCGGGATGATTACATCTTTGTACAGCAGTCTCCGCTTTATCGGCGTTGCGTTCGGTCCTCCGCTGTTTACATGGCTGACCGCAGTATCGGTCATGCTGCTGTTCGGTATCGTATCCGGTCTTTCCGTCGCGGTCATGATCGGAGTATGGCTGCTCGTACGCCCGCCGGCCAAATCTGGCGATACGGCGGGGACGAACAACAGAAAGTAA
- a CDS encoding Mov34/MPN/PAD-1 family protein, translating to MIEICRRSLPEEACGVLATTGGGAGEAVSTTNAPARIDTVIPIANCHPMAKNSFRFCPEDWIDAYYSMQKNRQQLVGFFHSHPATPPLPSTRDLNGLLWTTASAAKGRLSYWIISLRQPLEPKAAAYEIAGNRFIPLMLA from the coding sequence ATGATTGAGATCTGCCGGCGTTCCTTGCCCGAAGAGGCGTGCGGCGTACTGGCTACAACTGGCGGCGGCGCTGGCGAAGCGGTTTCTACAACCAACGCCCCCGCAAGGATCGATACCGTTATTCCGATTGCGAATTGTCATCCAATGGCAAAAAACAGCTTCCGATTTTGTCCCGAGGATTGGATCGACGCTTATTACAGCATGCAAAAAAACCGACAACAGCTTGTCGGTTTCTTCCATTCCCATCCTGCAACGCCGCCTTTGCCTTCTACTCGAGATCTAAACGGTTTATTATGGACAACCGCATCGGCGGCAAAAGGTCGGCTCTCTTACTGGATCATATCGCTTCGGCAGCCGCTTGAACCAAAGGCAGCCGCATACGAAATTGCCGGAAACCGGTTCATTCCGTTAATGCTTGCTTAA
- a CDS encoding exonuclease domain-containing protein, which produces MKEQKGVGRMWQLYKMGGVTPAIASMLGAQNAQQMAFIRSMTKEQRKQSMLDEPLKEMEVVVFDLETTGFYPYNGDEILSFGAVLLRGKELYPDRTFYSLVNPKRRVPKHITELTGISNEMVADAPDLMQVLHDFMEFCGKRLLIAHGLGHDKQFLNAALWKTSKVNLTHRLLDTMMIAKWLNPHRESYGLDELLETEKIKVTQRHHALKDSLMQAELWLLYLNRILERNITTLGDLYAYLSKH; this is translated from the coding sequence ATGAAAGAGCAAAAAGGTGTCGGCCGGATGTGGCAGCTTTATAAAATGGGTGGCGTCACGCCGGCCATTGCCTCTATGCTGGGTGCGCAAAATGCGCAGCAAATGGCTTTTATCCGCTCCATGACCAAAGAGCAGCGGAAGCAATCGATGCTGGACGAACCGTTGAAGGAGATGGAAGTGGTCGTGTTCGATCTGGAGACGACCGGCTTCTATCCTTACAACGGGGATGAAATTTTGTCATTCGGGGCGGTGCTGCTGCGCGGGAAGGAGCTGTACCCGGACCGGACGTTTTACAGTCTTGTGAATCCGAAACGAAGAGTGCCGAAGCATATTACGGAACTAACCGGAATCAGCAATGAAATGGTTGCAGACGCACCGGATTTGATGCAGGTGCTGCATGATTTTATGGAATTTTGCGGTAAACGGCTTCTGATTGCACATGGACTCGGCCATGACAAGCAGTTTTTAAATGCTGCTCTGTGGAAAACGTCCAAGGTCAATCTGACCCACCGTCTGCTTGACACGATGATGATCGCCAAATGGCTGAACCCGCACCGGGAAAGCTACGGTCTTGATGAACTGCTCGAGACTGAGAAAATTAAAGTTACCCAGCGACATCATGCGCTCAAAGACTCGCTTATGCAGGCAGAATTGTGGCTGCTTTATTTGAACCGGATTCTTGAACGCAATATTACGACGCTTGGTGATTTGTATGCTTATTTAAGCAAGCATTAA
- a CDS encoding DUF294 nucleotidyltransferase-like domain-containing protein — protein MSDPFRLQLLKQIGSADELSVLRSLRDQVQERMVALLPERGVEQFYVEMNEVHDAFIKRVIVLAEADMARRGKGSPPVPYAYLLFGSGGREEQTLSSDQDSGIVYEDPRNDEDAVRCRDYFNDLALWIVESLQKIGYPPCDGNVLSSNADWRLSLSEWKERLNGWFEEPAWESVRYLLIVADGRCLYGKQELVKGLKDHFYSDYINTPVIVKRMLDNTLRHKVLLGVFGHLLKEQYGEDAGSLDIKYGAYIPMVNSIRLLAIQANLKMTSTLERIKGLHAEAQLSDEEAEELSEAFRLFLKLRLMTTEKTENGLYSNNGKLSGRKLTKELADELKSGLKLGKKLQRRVYRQTVSRL, from the coding sequence ATGAGCGATCCGTTCCGATTGCAGCTGTTAAAGCAGATCGGCTCGGCAGATGAGCTGTCGGTACTACGCAGTTTGCGGGATCAAGTTCAAGAACGGATGGTGGCTCTGCTCCCTGAGCGTGGGGTCGAACAATTTTATGTGGAAATGAACGAGGTACATGACGCTTTTATTAAGCGTGTAATCGTCCTCGCAGAAGCTGATATGGCACGGAGGGGGAAAGGTTCTCCCCCCGTGCCATATGCTTATTTATTGTTCGGCAGCGGCGGTAGGGAAGAGCAGACATTATCCAGTGACCAAGACAGCGGTATTGTGTACGAAGATCCGAGAAATGACGAGGATGCAGTCCGATGCCGGGATTATTTTAATGACCTGGCGCTCTGGATTGTGGAATCTCTGCAGAAGATCGGTTACCCTCCATGCGATGGCAACGTGCTGAGCAGCAACGCCGATTGGCGGTTATCTCTTTCCGAGTGGAAGGAGCGGTTAAACGGCTGGTTTGAAGAACCGGCGTGGGAGTCGGTTCGTTATTTGCTCATTGTCGCGGACGGTCGCTGTCTGTATGGAAAGCAAGAACTGGTTAAAGGGTTAAAAGATCATTTTTACAGCGATTATATTAATACCCCCGTCATCGTCAAACGAATGCTGGACAATACGCTGCGGCATAAAGTTCTGCTCGGCGTGTTCGGTCACCTGTTAAAGGAACAGTATGGGGAAGATGCCGGAAGTCTGGATATTAAATACGGAGCTTACATTCCGATGGTGAACTCCATCAGACTGCTCGCGATTCAGGCCAACCTGAAGATGACCTCGACGCTTGAAAGAATTAAAGGACTGCATGCGGAAGCGCAGCTGTCAGATGAAGAAGCGGAGGAATTAAGCGAGGCGTTTCGCTTGTTTCTCAAGCTTCGCCTGATGACGACGGAAAAGACGGAGAACGGTCTTTATTCCAATAACGGCAAATTGTCCGGCCGGAAGCTTACCAAAGAACTGGCGGACGAGCTGAAGAGCGGACTGAAGCTCGGAAAGAAACTGCAGCGCCGGGTGTATCGTCAAACGGTGAGCAGGCTCTGA